GAGGCGTTCTTGCTACCCCTTGTCTTACCTCACCCCCGTCCCCTCTCCTACGAGGAGAGGGGCGTTCCCCCTTCCCTCGCAGGGAAGGGGGCAAGGGGGTTAGGTGATCTATCCTCCAACCACCAATTTCGAACACCCTCAGGTTTTCTCAGATTCGTGGGTGGTTTCTAATGTGAAATGTCACATCGCCATCCAAACAATAGCGTTGCAAAGCGTCAGGTCCTTTCGAGAAGATTTACTTCCATGACCTCTGCTGGCTTGCTTACCGTTACCCTCCAGGTCTTCACCTCGCACGCGCCGATGGGGGCTTCCCATCGAAGCCCCAGCACTGGCATCTCGATTTTCACCGTGCAGGGATGCCCTGCGCTCTCGTATGCCCGCACAATCAGCGCGTCGGCGTCCTCCGCCTTCTTGCACACCGTCAGCAGCACGTTTTGCGGCTCCACCCGCAGGAAAGAAGCCGCTTTGGGCAGGCTGCCCTCGTGCAGATACTCGTTGACAGTGATGGGCGGCACGTTCAGCTCCCATGCCCGACGCGCTACATTTGCCTCCTGCCAGCTGCCCCGATGCGGCACCATGCGGCACACGACTGTCTGAATACCCTGATCGATCGTCGGGTAGCGGCGTTCAGGGTCCAGTCGGTAGGGGTCATGGTGCGCATAGACGGGGCTGCGCAGCAGGCTCAGCCTCAGCTCCGAACCCAGTGCGTCGTAGCCGTATTTGCTGTCGTTCAGCAGGGCGAAGCCGTAGGGGATGCGGCTGCCGTCCTCGTCGGTCGTCCAGCCAGACAAATCCACCCACTGCTGACAGGGTTCCTCCTCTCCGTTAGGTGTCCGAATGGTAAAACCGTAAGGGGCTTCGGCGGTTACCTGCGGCTCCTGCAGGCGCAACTGGAAGGCGAGTTTCAGCATCTTATATTGCTCCTGCCAGTTCACCGTGATGCGGCTCTCCAGCAGGTCTATGTCGCGATAGAGATACAGGCGGTGTATCAGCTCGGAGTTGCCCCAGCGGCTCTCGATGCGCAGGCACGCCCGCACTGCTCCTGCCTCCTCCATCACCAACTTCGCGCCTGCAAACCGCCCCAGATAGGTGCGGAAGGCATCGACGTCATGGCTCCAGGTGTCGCTGGGGTCATCGATAACCACGCCCACACCCGCTGGTGCGGAGAAGACCTCCACGCGGTTGCGCTTATCGAACAGGCGGGACAGGTGTCCGTCGGCGTTGACCTCCAGACGCCAGAAAGCGTTCTCCATCCTTGCGGCTGAATCGGTAGCCTCTATCTCCAGCATCCCTTCGGGTGCGTCCGCCGAGACGGCGACATCCCTCCGCAGCACGCGATAGCCCATAGCAGGTAAGTCCACCACGAAGACCACGCGCGGCTGACCGGCAACGGTGCTGGAAGCGATGCGCTGGGCAAGCAACGGCTTGCCGGTTTCGTCCTGCAACCCCACATCGCACCGTTCCACCTCCACGGGCGCTTTCACCTCCCACGGCAGCGGGTTGAACACCACCAGCGGCATTCCCTCGCCACGCGTGTCTATCGAGCGGGTGAGTGCTTGCAGGCGGGTATGCAGGGTGTAACCGCCCAGCGTCGCCGCGTGCCCGAACAGGTCGCGGGCGTCCTCGTAGCCCTCGGGCAGACTGGTTCCCGCCAGAATGTCGTGGAACTGGTTGAACAGCAGGCTCTGCCACGCCTCGGTGAACG
The Bacillota bacterium DNA segment above includes these coding regions:
- a CDS encoding alpha-mannosidase; this encodes MQNKRLHAIGNAHIDPVWLWRWTEGLETIRATFASVLQRMEEFPEFHFTGSSAAFYWLLEQTDPEMLAAIRQRVQEGRWEIVGGWWLQPDCNVPCGESFVRHALYAQRYFQKTFGVTATVGYNPDSFGHAGTLPQILRRAGLTRYIFMRPGPHEKSLPANVFWWQSPDGSRVLAARITRSYATWGDDLAEHVQKCAEGSPDFLSDYIVFYGVGNHGGGPTIQNIRSLLAMAQQTDAPEVRLSTLKAFFEAAEAQADAGAAIPVVAEELQHHARGCYTAHSEVKRQNRRVEHLLMTAERVASMAWLLLQRPYPQAAFTEAWQSLLFNQFHDILAGTSLPEGYEDARDLFGHAATLGGYTLHTRLQALTRSIDTRGEGMPLVVFNPLPWEVKAPVEVERCDVGLQDETGKPLLAQRIASSTVAGQPRVVFVVDLPAMGYRVLRRDVAVSADAPEGMLEIEATDSAARMENAFWRLEVNADGHLSRLFDKRNRVEVFSAPAGVGVVIDDPSDTWSHDVDAFRTYLGRFAGAKLVMEEAGAVRACLRIESRWGNSELIHRLYLYRDIDLLESRITVNWQEQYKMLKLAFQLRLQEPQVTAEAPYGFTIRTPNGEEEPCQQWVDLSGWTTDEDGSRIPYGFALLNDSKYGYDALGSELRLSLLRSPVYAHHDPYRLDPERRYPTIDQGIQTVVCRMVPHRGSWQEANVARRAWELNVPPITVNEYLHEGSLPKAASFLRVEPQNVLLTVCKKAEDADALIVRAYESAGHPCTVKIEMPVLGLRWEAPIGACEVKTWRVTVSKPAEVMEVNLLERT